One genomic region from Arthrobacter pigmenti encodes:
- a CDS encoding alpha-hydroxy acid oxidase, producing the protein MSYSPAALKRRIPKVADLAPLMQFKKPDFSQSARLNRANTIGDLRAIAKRRTPTAPFDYTDGAAEAEITLRRAREAFLDIEFRPGILRNVEKVDTSVTVLGKESALPFGIAPTGFTRMMQSEGEYAGSQAAEAAGIPYTLSTMGTASIEDVAEAAPDGRNWFQLYLWTDRERSMELINRAAAAGNDTLMVTVDTAVAGSRLRDVRNGMTIPPALSLKTVIDASYRPAWWFNFLTHEPLAFASLNRYSGTVADLINSMFDPTLTFEDLDWLRKAWKGNLVVKGIQTLDDAKKVVDHGADGIVLSNHGGRQLDRAPIPLRLLPEVAAELKGKTSIMLDTGIMSGGDIVAALALGADFTLIGRAYLYGLMAGGRAGVDRTIAILGKEIARTMQLLGVTEVEDLTPDHVRFL; encoded by the coding sequence ATGTCGTACTCCCCCGCGGCGCTCAAGCGCCGGATCCCCAAAGTTGCCGATCTGGCTCCGCTCATGCAGTTCAAGAAGCCGGACTTCAGCCAGAGCGCACGGCTGAACCGGGCAAACACCATCGGGGACCTGCGGGCCATCGCCAAACGCCGCACCCCCACCGCCCCCTTCGACTACACCGACGGTGCCGCAGAAGCCGAGATCACTCTCCGTCGCGCCCGCGAGGCGTTCCTGGACATCGAGTTCCGCCCGGGCATCCTGCGCAACGTGGAGAAGGTTGACACCTCTGTCACGGTGCTCGGCAAGGAGTCCGCCCTACCGTTCGGCATAGCACCCACCGGATTCACCCGCATGATGCAGTCCGAGGGTGAATATGCCGGGTCGCAGGCCGCGGAGGCCGCCGGGATTCCCTACACCCTTTCCACTATGGGAACCGCCTCGATCGAAGACGTTGCCGAGGCCGCCCCGGACGGACGCAACTGGTTCCAGCTGTACCTGTGGACAGACCGCGAACGCTCCATGGAGTTGATCAACCGGGCCGCGGCAGCCGGCAATGACACGCTGATGGTAACGGTGGACACCGCCGTCGCCGGCTCCCGCCTGCGGGACGTGCGCAACGGCATGACCATCCCGCCGGCACTGAGCCTGAAGACGGTGATCGATGCCTCGTACCGACCGGCCTGGTGGTTCAACTTCCTGACACATGAGCCGCTCGCATTCGCATCACTCAACCGGTACTCGGGCACGGTTGCCGACCTGATCAACTCGATGTTCGACCCCACGCTCACCTTCGAGGACCTCGACTGGCTGCGGAAGGCATGGAAGGGCAACCTCGTGGTCAAGGGCATCCAGACCCTCGATGATGCCAAGAAGGTTGTGGACCACGGCGCTGACGGCATTGTGCTGTCCAACCACGGCGGGCGCCAGTTGGACCGCGCGCCGATCCCCCTGCGCCTGCTGCCCGAGGTCGCAGCAGAGCTCAAGGGCAAAACCTCGATCATGCTGGACACCGGCATCATGAGCGGCGGAGACATTGTCGCAGCGCTCGCACTTGGCGCCGACTTCACGCTGATCGGACGCGCGTACCTGTACGGGCTCATGGCAGGTGGACGCGCAGGCGTGGACCGCACCATCGCGATCCTGGGCAAGGAAATTGCGCGGACCATGCAGCTGCTCGGCGTCACCGAAGTTGAGGACCTCACCCCGGATCACGTCCGTTTCCTCTGA
- a CDS encoding S-layer homology domain-containing protein has protein sequence MALLQRSTATLTGVLLLAGSLTVGVSQASAETAETPPALTHEHDHGGMSQLQIESESALGLPDNLKLSDHTFEGTIPSDSGQRGASPQGSAMSPLGAGGTLSRRGNIDVTLVTVDLADSGAQVPYDTAKRAVDHANGYWKSMSNGRITMSVGSKVINHKSAARSTWSYSDIMNKVTAELRWSYSPYKALVVFIPSGLQGGILGYGWSSNGTSGRILMPQITNFTTNVMAHEFGHVLGLMHADSLECTNGASDTPVFGYGCGIRAYGDTSDLMGLSRWFDTPAISSSFWDYGGFGRGDEILNAGIAAGRKTYTLRPWAGTAANRAVKFTDPRSRETYYLELRTPVGFDTNLAVGGNRGVKIVQNGGATSASSIALMPSTRPYPGYYASNTAWQAGQVFTTHAGTTVTINSVANDRAVVTIDAGLPFKDLRVSTLRNEIEWLAANKLTNGWPDGTYRPLSTMTREQMAAFLYRMANPGVKVAPKPRTAPFRDVPANHVFAGEIAWMKNMDVANGWSDGYFRPTSPIMRDQMAAFLHRYAAQVCAVPAAANYRPGASSFVDVNSSTFFSREISWMATADVSHGWVVGGRAEYRPLAPITREQMAAFISRLDGYLDRNGGC, from the coding sequence ATGGCTCTACTTCAGCGTTCCACCGCGACGCTCACCGGCGTACTGCTCCTGGCGGGCAGCCTCACAGTCGGCGTTTCCCAGGCATCGGCAGAAACAGCCGAGACACCACCAGCGCTCACACACGAGCATGACCACGGCGGGATGTCACAACTCCAGATCGAGAGTGAATCGGCGCTCGGGCTGCCGGACAACCTCAAGCTCTCCGATCACACCTTCGAAGGAACAATCCCATCAGACTCCGGGCAGCGTGGGGCTTCGCCGCAGGGCTCGGCGATGTCTCCACTGGGGGCAGGCGGGACGCTCTCGCGCCGGGGCAACATCGATGTCACGCTGGTAACCGTCGATCTGGCCGACAGCGGAGCGCAGGTTCCGTACGACACAGCCAAGCGGGCCGTCGATCATGCGAATGGCTATTGGAAGTCGATGTCCAACGGGCGCATCACCATGTCCGTGGGTTCAAAGGTCATCAATCACAAGTCCGCCGCACGCTCCACCTGGAGCTATTCGGACATCATGAATAAGGTCACCGCCGAGCTGCGCTGGAGCTACAGTCCCTATAAGGCTCTGGTTGTGTTCATTCCTTCCGGGCTTCAGGGCGGGATCTTGGGCTACGGCTGGAGCAGCAACGGGACCAGCGGTCGCATCCTGATGCCACAGATCACCAACTTCACCACCAATGTGATGGCGCACGAGTTTGGACATGTGCTGGGCCTGATGCATGCAGATTCGCTTGAATGCACCAATGGCGCATCCGATACCCCGGTCTTCGGTTACGGTTGCGGCATCCGCGCCTACGGCGACACGTCTGACCTCATGGGGCTTTCCCGCTGGTTCGACACGCCGGCGATCAGCTCCAGCTTCTGGGACTACGGCGGGTTCGGTCGGGGCGATGAGATCCTGAACGCGGGCATCGCTGCGGGGCGCAAAACGTACACCCTGCGTCCCTGGGCAGGAACAGCGGCGAACCGCGCAGTTAAGTTCACGGATCCGCGCAGCAGGGAGACTTACTACCTGGAACTCCGAACTCCCGTCGGCTTCGATACCAACCTGGCCGTCGGCGGCAACCGTGGTGTGAAGATCGTTCAGAACGGTGGTGCGACATCGGCGTCTTCGATCGCCCTCATGCCGTCCACCCGTCCGTACCCGGGCTACTACGCCAGCAATACTGCCTGGCAGGCCGGCCAGGTATTCACCACGCACGCCGGCACAACAGTCACGATCAACTCGGTCGCCAACGATCGCGCGGTGGTTACCATCGATGCCGGTCTCCCGTTCAAGGATCTGCGCGTCTCTACGCTTCGCAACGAGATCGAGTGGCTTGCCGCGAACAAGCTCACCAATGGCTGGCCTGACGGCACCTACCGTCCGCTGAGCACCATGACCCGCGAGCAGATGGCAGCGTTCCTCTACCGGATGGCGAATCCGGGCGTCAAGGTGGCCCCGAAGCCGCGCACGGCACCGTTCAGGGATGTCCCGGCGAACCACGTCTTTGCCGGCGAGATCGCCTGGATGAAGAACATGGACGTGGCCAACGGCTGGTCGGACGGGTACTTCCGCCCGACGTCGCCCATCATGCGTGATCAGATGGCTGCATTCCTGCACCGCTACGCCGCCCAGGTATGCGCCGTGCCGGCCGCCGCCAACTACCGGCCGGGGGCGTCCAGCTTCGTCGACGTGAACTCGTCCACCTTCTTCAGCCGCGAAATCTCGTGGATGGCGACGGCAGACGTTTCCCACGGTTGGGTAGTCGGCGGTAGGGCGGAGTACCGGCCGCTGGCGCCGATCACCCGCGAACAGATGGCGGCGTTCATTTCGCGTCTGGACGGTTATCTGGACCGTAACGGCGGCTGCTGA
- a CDS encoding CDGSH iron-sulfur domain-containing protein → MGNRNGNDDESIVVCPDGPLLVRGDIAIVTPAGEPVPRRRKTVALCRCGASAIKPYCDGTHKLINFRSDPDLETDA, encoded by the coding sequence ATGGGGAACCGAAACGGGAATGATGACGAAAGCATCGTCGTATGCCCGGACGGACCGCTTCTGGTGCGCGGTGATATCGCGATCGTGACTCCCGCGGGTGAGCCGGTGCCCCGCCGTCGTAAGACCGTAGCTCTTTGCCGGTGCGGTGCGTCTGCCATCAAGCCGTACTGCGATGGAACGCACAAGCTCATCAACTTCCGCAGCGACCCTGACCTGGAAACAGACGCTTAA
- a CDS encoding phage holin family protein, which produces MTEPHVHGSHTAQPTPNLDTDRGQDNSLGNLLSEVTRDLSTLMRQELELAKAELRESGTRAGKGAGMFGGAAVAGHFVLLFLSLALMWGLAELMGLGWASVVVAVLWGIIAAVLALTGKKEMKSIKGLPQTAETAKEIPPTLKPGEHTP; this is translated from the coding sequence ATGACTGAGCCACACGTGCACGGATCGCACACCGCGCAACCGACCCCGAACCTTGACACGGACCGCGGGCAGGACAATTCGCTGGGCAACCTGCTCAGCGAAGTAACGCGGGACCTGTCCACCCTGATGCGCCAGGAACTCGAGCTTGCCAAGGCCGAGCTGCGTGAATCGGGCACCAGGGCCGGCAAGGGTGCGGGAATGTTCGGCGGCGCCGCTGTTGCCGGACACTTCGTGCTTCTGTTCCTCTCCCTGGCCCTCATGTGGGGGCTGGCCGAACTCATGGGGCTCGGTTGGGCCTCGGTGGTTGTCGCAGTCCTCTGGGGCATCATCGCCGCAGTACTGGCTTTGACCGGGAAGAAGGAAATGAAGTCAATCAAGGGCCTGCCGCAGACCGCTGAGACAGCCAAGGAAATTCCGCCTACGTTGAAACCGGGAGAGCACACGCCATGA
- a CDS encoding DUF3618 domain-containing protein: MNQTPDEIRADIERTRRELGTDVDAVADKVSPSNIAHRQTDKVKNAVGSVKNSVMGSAHDASHSAKDRAHHAGDSMHDAPQRVASKTQGNPLAAGLIAFGAGLLAASLIPASEKEKEAAQAVKEKAQPLVSEVSDAAKQVAEDMKEPAQRAADSVKETATQSANTVKDEGTHAASDMKDRAQDAKSNVQGGTNTP, translated from the coding sequence ATGAACCAGACACCTGACGAAATCCGTGCAGACATCGAACGCACCCGCAGGGAACTCGGCACCGATGTGGACGCCGTTGCCGACAAGGTAAGCCCGTCGAACATCGCGCACCGGCAGACCGACAAGGTCAAGAACGCTGTCGGCAGCGTGAAGAACAGCGTGATGGGTTCGGCGCACGATGCCTCGCACTCAGCGAAGGACCGGGCACACCACGCCGGGGACTCAATGCATGACGCTCCGCAGCGCGTGGCGTCCAAGACGCAGGGCAACCCCCTCGCAGCGGGGCTGATCGCCTTCGGCGCGGGACTGCTCGCGGCGTCGCTCATCCCCGCCAGTGAAAAGGAGAAGGAAGCGGCACAGGCTGTCAAGGAAAAGGCACAGCCGCTGGTCTCCGAAGTTTCCGACGCCGCAAAGCAGGTGGCGGAGGACATGAAGGAGCCCGCGCAGCGTGCGGCGGACTCCGTCAAGGAGACCGCAACCCAGTCCGCCAATACGGTGAAGGACGAGGGCACACACGCCGCGTCCGATATGAAGGACCGGGCACAGGACGCCAAGTCCAACGTCCAGGGCGGCACGAACACCCCGTAA
- a CDS encoding MarR family winged helix-turn-helix transcriptional regulator, with product MADTRLWSSERLLTTAARLVENAWNERLMGIGITHAGFITLRALQTLGTASQTQLADQLHVTAQTVGRTLVRLQQQGLVSREGSPSDRRIFLVRLTDLGNARLKAAEQDERDFMLDLDGAGPGLRNLLIDLIEDLLPGKPVSVGAGEKTIGVEEELRRR from the coding sequence ATGGCGGATACAAGGCTCTGGTCATCGGAGCGGTTGTTGACCACCGCCGCCCGTCTGGTCGAGAACGCCTGGAATGAGCGGCTTATGGGTATCGGCATCACCCACGCCGGGTTCATCACACTGCGCGCTCTTCAGACGCTTGGGACGGCATCGCAAACGCAGTTGGCGGACCAGCTGCACGTCACCGCACAGACAGTGGGCCGAACACTGGTCCGTCTGCAGCAGCAGGGGCTGGTTTCACGGGAAGGCAGCCCCAGCGATCGGAGAATCTTCCTGGTCCGTCTCACCGATCTCGGCAACGCCAGGCTGAAGGCGGCCGAACAGGACGAGCGCGATTTCATGCTGGACCTGGACGGCGCTGGCCCGGGCCTGAGGAACCTTCTGATCGACCTCATCGAGGACTTGCTCCCCGGAAAGCCGGTGTCCGTCGGCGCAGGAGAAAAAACTATCGGCGTCGAAGAGGAGCTCCGACGCCGATAG
- a CDS encoding L-rhamnose mutarotase, which produces MKRIASVIGLPAEHAAEYEALHAAVWPNVLARIAESNIRNYSIYRYGELLFSYFEYVGTDYDADMARMAEDPATQRWWAVCGPLQRPVAERGEGQWWHELPEVFHTG; this is translated from the coding sequence ATGAAAAGAATCGCTTCAGTAATCGGCTTGCCTGCAGAGCATGCGGCGGAATACGAGGCCCTGCATGCCGCAGTATGGCCGAATGTCCTTGCCCGGATCGCCGAGAGCAACATCCGGAACTACTCCATCTACCGCTACGGCGAGCTGCTCTTCTCCTACTTCGAGTACGTCGGAACCGATTACGACGCCGACATGGCCCGTATGGCCGAAGACCCCGCCACCCAGCGGTGGTGGGCCGTTTGCGGTCCGCTTCAGCGTCCCGTCGCAGAGCGCGGGGAGGGGCAGTGGTGGCACGAGCTGCCTGAGGTTTTCCATACTGGCTGA
- a CDS encoding CsbD family protein: protein MGLDDKIKNAAEKVAGKVKEGHGDATGNEDLKAEGQRDQSKANLKNAGENVKDAFKK from the coding sequence ATGGGACTCGATGACAAGATCAAGAATGCAGCTGAGAAGGTCGCCGGCAAGGTCAAGGAAGGCCACGGCGACGCCACCGGCAACGAGGATCTGAAGGCCGAAGGCCAGCGGGACCAGTCGAAGGCAAACCTGAAGAACGCCGGCGAAAACGTCAAGGATGCCTTCAAGAAGTAG
- a CDS encoding type II toxin-antitoxin system VapC family toxin, with amino-acid sequence MTRYVIDAPTLLHLIATNQQVNDQHQVVAPNLIRSQALALLFGAVQRGELSEAEALQQHERLTETKMRLLGDRVSRSTAWMIAREQHWESTHDAEYVAVAKLQADALISVDLAMQARAEGIVTVEPFEALFRA; translated from the coding sequence ATGACGCGTTACGTGATCGACGCACCCACCCTCCTGCACCTCATCGCGACTAACCAACAAGTCAACGATCAGCACCAAGTGGTGGCTCCGAACCTCATCCGGTCACAGGCCCTCGCGCTTCTGTTCGGGGCTGTACAACGCGGTGAGCTGAGCGAGGCCGAGGCTCTGCAGCAGCACGAACGGCTGACAGAAACGAAGATGCGCCTGCTGGGCGACCGGGTCTCCCGCAGCACCGCGTGGATGATCGCGCGTGAACAGCACTGGGAATCAACGCACGACGCCGAGTATGTCGCCGTTGCCAAACTGCAGGCCGATGCGCTGATTTCCGTGGACCTTGCGATGCAGGCGAGGGCGGAAGGCATCGTGACAGTCGAACCCTTCGAGGCGCTGTTCCGCGCCTAA
- a CDS encoding MFS transporter, whose amino-acid sequence MTGRQRLTLAVLLTASFTLAVDFSILNVALPTIGSDVGFSLANLQWIATAFALCAAGFTLLFGRIADLVGRRRMFLIGMALLGAGSLLGGLAADPAILLTARVAQGIATATVVPAALSLLLGSFMEGPLRDKALGLNGALMAAGFTTGAILGGLLTDLLSWRWAFLINVPVAVVVLVLAPVVLRESKPSGKTRLDVPGAITVTLGLLALIYGLTHAAETSWTHPVTLGALAVAGIFLVVFTAIEHRAQFPLVPLGILKRPAIAWGNLAGILAFLTETSLVFLLTLYLQQVLGYTPLAAGLSFAVLGAGTVLGGMIGPKVIGRIGTKRAIVYGFTVQALATAALVMLGTGGTSVILLLGATFVGGVANLVVIVGFMVTATSGLPDGEQGLATGLATMSQQVGITMGIPVMSAVFAAQLHALETTTPAAVLSGVTTAIWVNAGLCAATAVVLALFLKAPRAER is encoded by the coding sequence ATGACGGGCAGGCAGCGACTCACCCTCGCCGTCCTGCTCACAGCGAGCTTCACCCTCGCCGTGGATTTCTCCATCCTCAACGTCGCGCTGCCAACCATAGGCTCCGACGTCGGGTTCAGCCTTGCGAATCTGCAGTGGATTGCCACCGCTTTTGCCCTTTGCGCCGCCGGTTTCACCCTCCTCTTCGGGCGCATCGCGGACCTAGTCGGCAGGCGGCGCATGTTTCTCATCGGCATGGCGCTCCTCGGTGCGGGTTCACTCCTCGGCGGGCTGGCTGCAGACCCCGCAATTCTGCTCACCGCCCGGGTTGCGCAAGGAATCGCGACGGCGACTGTTGTACCCGCTGCCCTGTCACTGCTGCTGGGGTCCTTCATGGAGGGCCCGCTCAGGGATAAAGCGCTGGGACTCAACGGTGCTCTCATGGCCGCAGGCTTCACCACCGGCGCGATCCTCGGCGGTCTCCTTACTGATTTGCTGAGCTGGCGGTGGGCATTCCTCATCAACGTGCCTGTCGCCGTCGTCGTGCTGGTGCTTGCTCCGGTTGTCCTGAGAGAAAGCAAACCGTCCGGGAAAACCAGGCTCGATGTTCCCGGCGCGATCACCGTAACGCTCGGCCTGCTTGCCCTCATCTACGGGCTGACCCACGCCGCCGAAACCTCCTGGACACACCCAGTGACACTCGGCGCCCTCGCGGTGGCCGGAATTTTCCTCGTTGTATTCACTGCCATCGAGCATCGGGCGCAGTTCCCGCTGGTGCCGCTGGGGATCCTCAAAAGGCCCGCTATTGCGTGGGGCAACCTTGCGGGGATTCTGGCCTTCCTTACAGAGACGTCCCTGGTCTTCCTGCTGACGCTCTACCTCCAGCAGGTTCTCGGCTACACCCCGCTTGCGGCTGGGCTGTCGTTTGCCGTTCTTGGCGCCGGTACGGTTCTCGGAGGCATGATCGGGCCGAAAGTCATCGGAAGGATCGGCACCAAGAGGGCGATCGTCTACGGTTTCACCGTCCAGGCACTCGCGACCGCGGCGCTCGTAATGCTTGGTACCGGCGGAACGTCGGTCATCCTGCTACTGGGAGCCACTTTCGTGGGCGGTGTTGCCAACCTAGTGGTGATCGTCGGCTTCATGGTCACCGCAACCTCGGGTCTTCCCGACGGGGAGCAGGGCCTGGCCACGGGGCTCGCCACCATGAGCCAGCAGGTTGGAATCACCATGGGCATCCCCGTCATGAGTGCCGTCTTCGCCGCGCAGCTCCATGCGCTGGAGACGACGACGCCAGCGGCCGTGCTCAGCGGGGTCACCACAGCCATCTGGGTGAACGCCGGGCTCTGCGCCGCGACCGCCGTCGTTCTTGCGCTCTTCCTGAAAGCGCCGAGGGCCGAGAGGTGA
- a CDS encoding helix-turn-helix domain-containing protein, protein MSNVGELGEFLRVRRAALQPDDVGLRSFGLRRVPGLRREEIALLAGVSSTYYARLEQGLSTNASDSVIEALGRALNLNDDERVHLKNLACPVKRTRRAPRKPDSVRPGIARLIRSMSTTPAVVLGRRSEVLAWNLWGTGWWPVISISMRRTTRQRGRI, encoded by the coding sequence ATGAGCAATGTGGGTGAACTTGGGGAGTTCCTTAGGGTGCGCAGGGCTGCGCTCCAGCCGGACGACGTCGGCCTTCGCAGTTTTGGTTTGCGCCGCGTGCCGGGGTTGAGGCGTGAGGAGATTGCCCTGCTTGCCGGCGTCAGCAGTACGTATTACGCGCGGCTTGAACAGGGGCTCAGTACCAACGCCTCGGACTCGGTTATCGAAGCGTTGGGCCGTGCACTGAACCTGAACGACGACGAACGCGTTCACCTGAAGAATCTTGCATGTCCGGTGAAGCGCACACGCCGGGCGCCCCGCAAGCCGGATTCCGTTCGCCCGGGCATAGCCCGACTGATCCGGTCCATGTCGACGACTCCCGCCGTCGTGCTTGGGCGTCGAAGTGAAGTTCTCGCCTGGAACCTTTGGGGCACCGGCTGGTGGCCGGTCATCTCGATTTCGATGCGCCGAACCACCCGTCAGCGAGGCCGAATCTGA
- a CDS encoding HipA domain-containing protein — MNSRQGMEVFLHGRHIGMLTGTSLRLAFQYDADVVAEYGSGATLLSLSLPLSRKKLTGPSVYNYFDGLLPEGQVRSQLAMDNGVSAPDALGLLRVLGADCAGAVQVLPAGVNPQQAGNGKSLTHGEVANIVEALPTWDLPEDFMITASLGGVQSKVLLSRIDGGWSWPGSGAVSTHIIKPDPLDSPVPHLLASEDWALKVASAAGLPAAESWLETFGSRRAIVVKRFDRTAAGGRVHQEDFTQALGLSSANKYEGTTASPSRLTKLTSLAAPHTRDEEEFLRQLLRAVTFNALIGNGDAHSKNYAVLILDGGEVRLAPLYDAAPTLLLHSASVNAGHTLGGQIRLPYLTFEHLVNEGVAWGLQGSEARLTATQALESAAEAAAATPSVEEISFLRELVPARAQDLLNGRTARRSLA, encoded by the coding sequence GTGAACTCACGGCAGGGTATGGAAGTTTTCCTGCATGGTCGGCATATCGGAATGCTTACCGGTACTTCACTGAGGCTCGCCTTCCAATACGATGCAGACGTTGTCGCCGAATACGGTTCCGGCGCTACGTTGCTGTCGTTGTCCTTGCCCCTGTCGCGAAAGAAACTCACTGGGCCGTCGGTCTACAACTACTTCGACGGACTCCTTCCCGAGGGTCAGGTAAGGTCGCAGCTCGCGATGGACAACGGTGTTTCCGCGCCGGACGCCCTCGGGTTGCTTCGAGTATTGGGAGCAGACTGCGCCGGCGCAGTGCAGGTACTGCCTGCTGGCGTGAACCCTCAGCAGGCGGGTAACGGCAAGTCGCTCACACACGGCGAGGTCGCGAATATCGTTGAGGCGCTACCAACATGGGACTTGCCGGAGGACTTCATGATCACCGCCTCCCTCGGCGGAGTCCAATCGAAGGTTCTCCTAAGCCGGATCGATGGTGGCTGGTCCTGGCCCGGCAGTGGCGCGGTTTCGACCCACATCATCAAACCGGACCCGCTGGACTCCCCGGTGCCTCACCTCCTCGCCTCCGAGGATTGGGCGCTGAAGGTTGCGTCCGCCGCAGGGCTGCCCGCTGCGGAAAGTTGGCTTGAAACGTTCGGCTCCCGCAGGGCAATCGTCGTGAAGCGGTTCGACCGCACAGCCGCCGGTGGTCGGGTGCACCAGGAGGATTTCACGCAGGCGTTAGGGCTTTCCAGCGCCAACAAGTACGAAGGAACGACGGCCTCGCCATCGCGTTTGACCAAGCTCACCTCTTTAGCGGCACCCCACACCCGCGACGAGGAAGAATTCCTCCGCCAACTGCTGCGCGCCGTCACCTTCAACGCGCTCATCGGGAACGGGGACGCGCATTCGAAGAATTACGCCGTGCTCATCCTGGATGGCGGGGAGGTCCGCCTGGCGCCACTGTACGACGCCGCACCGACCCTGCTGTTGCACTCCGCTTCGGTCAACGCCGGTCATACTCTTGGCGGCCAGATCAGACTGCCATACCTAACCTTTGAGCACCTGGTCAACGAGGGCGTTGCATGGGGTCTGCAGGGTTCCGAAGCCCGCCTCACCGCAACTCAAGCCCTGGAATCAGCAGCCGAAGCCGCCGCAGCAACGCCGAGCGTTGAGGAGATCAGCTTCCTGCGCGAACTCGTGCCGGCACGGGCACAAGACCTCCTCAACGGACGCACCGCCCGGCGTAGCCTCGCCTAA
- a CDS encoding helix-turn-helix transcriptional regulator yields MEHDATPFYRAVDAASLGRSIGEARKEVGLTQQELAVRLGVGRGTVVRLESGEAVSVIVAMKAIRVLGRDVALVPRFSRLQVKQ; encoded by the coding sequence ATGGAACATGACGCGACCCCCTTCTACCGCGCCGTCGACGCCGCGTCGCTGGGCAGATCGATTGGCGAGGCTCGGAAGGAAGTCGGCCTGACGCAGCAGGAACTGGCAGTCCGGCTCGGCGTTGGAAGGGGAACCGTTGTTCGGTTGGAGAGCGGTGAAGCGGTTTCCGTCATCGTGGCAATGAAAGCGATCCGCGTTCTCGGGCGCGACGTTGCATTAGTACCCCGATTCTCAAGGCTGCAGGTCAAGCAGTGA
- a CDS encoding DUF805 domain-containing protein, translating to MSYEQYSTSAQWNVEPPLWLPHYGARFFTAVRRYWRKYATFSGRASRSEYWWSVLFTGLVGLVIDGVDEIVRLSMRNSGMGGFDDPSDLGAALAWIWAAIIFIPTISILVRRLHDINMSGWMIFIGLFPLIGAIVLLVFTLMRPNPAGRRFDNVPSNATLL from the coding sequence ATGTCATACGAGCAGTATTCAACATCCGCTCAATGGAACGTGGAACCGCCGCTTTGGCTGCCACACTACGGCGCACGGTTTTTTACTGCTGTGCGACGCTACTGGAGGAAGTACGCTACCTTCTCGGGACGAGCGAGTCGCAGCGAATACTGGTGGAGTGTACTTTTTACAGGGCTTGTTGGGCTGGTGATTGATGGCGTTGACGAAATAGTCCGACTTAGCATGCGCAACTCAGGGATGGGCGGGTTTGACGACCCCAGCGATCTCGGCGCCGCTCTTGCCTGGATTTGGGCGGCTATCATTTTCATTCCGACGATTTCCATCCTGGTTCGCCGATTGCATGACATCAACATGAGCGGTTGGATGATCTTCATCGGGCTGTTCCCGCTGATCGGCGCGATTGTGCTACTTGTCTTCACACTCATGAGGCCGAATCCGGCCGGACGGCGCTTCGACAACGTGCCGAGCAACGCGACACTGCTATGA